The Algoriphagus sp. TR-M9 genome has a window encoding:
- a CDS encoding replication-associated recombination protein A gives MNNTPLAERMRPTRLEDLIGQEHLSSPNSFLHKAIKAGNVPSLILWGPPGVGKTTIANIIANEIKAPFYTLSAISSGVKDIREVIEKAKFQMGVVLFIDEIHRFNKSQQDALLGAVEKGIIRLIGATTENPSFEVNAALLSRCQVFTLNSLGKPELEAMIHQALEKDLELKKLKVELKESDALLRISGGDGRKLLNLLEIVIDGINADPCVITDELVMQIAQQKVALYDKSGEQHYDIISAFIKSIRGSDPNAAVYWLARMIEGGEDVKFIARRLVILASEDIGNANPNALLLATNCFDAVKLIGYPESRIILSQCVTYLASSPKSNAAYMAINQAQALVREKGDLSVPLHLRNAPTKLMKDLNYGKAYKYSHDFPGNFVAQEFLPDEIKGLKLYDPGENARENELRRYLSSKWQGKYGY, from the coding sequence ATGAACAATACCCCTTTGGCAGAACGTATGCGACCGACCCGATTGGAAGACCTGATCGGGCAGGAGCATCTGTCCTCACCCAACTCATTCCTCCATAAGGCCATAAAGGCTGGAAATGTGCCTTCATTGATCCTCTGGGGACCTCCGGGTGTGGGGAAGACTACTATTGCCAATATCATTGCCAATGAAATCAAAGCCCCATTCTATACCTTGTCGGCCATTAGTTCTGGGGTCAAAGACATTAGGGAGGTTATAGAAAAAGCTAAATTTCAGATGGGCGTGGTACTTTTCATAGATGAAATCCATCGCTTCAATAAATCCCAGCAGGATGCACTTTTGGGAGCAGTGGAAAAAGGAATCATCCGCCTCATTGGAGCCACTACCGAGAACCCATCTTTTGAAGTGAATGCGGCTTTGCTGTCCAGGTGTCAGGTTTTTACACTGAATTCTCTGGGCAAACCTGAACTTGAAGCCATGATCCATCAGGCTTTGGAAAAAGACCTGGAATTGAAAAAGCTGAAGGTGGAATTGAAAGAATCGGATGCCTTACTGAGAATTTCCGGAGGAGATGGACGTAAGCTTTTGAACCTACTCGAAATCGTCATCGATGGGATCAATGCCGATCCCTGTGTCATTACTGATGAACTAGTCATGCAGATCGCCCAGCAGAAGGTGGCACTTTACGACAAATCCGGTGAGCAGCATTACGATATCATTTCGGCTTTTATCAAGTCCATTCGAGGTTCAGATCCGAATGCAGCTGTTTACTGGCTGGCCAGAATGATAGAAGGGGGTGAGGACGTGAAGTTTATCGCAAGGCGATTGGTGATTCTGGCCTCAGAAGACATCGGGAATGCCAATCCTAATGCCCTGCTATTGGCGACCAATTGTTTTGATGCAGTAAAGCTGATTGGCTACCCCGAATCCAGAATCATACTTTCGCAATGTGTGACTTATTTGGCGAGTTCACCGAAAAGCAATGCAGCATACATGGCAATCAATCAAGCACAGGCTTTGGTGCGGGAGAAGGGCGACTTATCTGTGCCCCTGCACTTGCGAAATGCTCCTACCAAGCTGATGAAGGATTTGAACTATGGAAAGGCCTATAAATATTCGCATGACTTTCCGGGAAATTTCGTGGCGCAGGAGTTTCTGCCTGATGAAATCAAAGGACTGAAGCTTTACGATCCCGGAGAAAATGCCAGGGAAAATGAATTGCGGAGGTACCTCAGTTCAAAGTGGCAGGGAAAATACGGGTACTAA
- a CDS encoding nitroreductase family protein gives MSEVRKELGFFEAVNQRRSVRIFDQENPFDHKVVAKCLEAAILSPNSSNLQLYQFIRVRESSPLKDKLAQLCMRQKAATTARELVLVITRRDLWKSRAEANYEYIKSAVQNQSEKKQKQALSYYGNLIPKLYKKFPGWTLIKKLISWSVGLKRPMVREVSETEVRISVHKSAALASMTFMLGMKASGYDTCPMEGYDSKRVSKLLHLPKGAEICMIIGCGKGLPEGIYGERFRVNKSDLIQEV, from the coding sequence ATGTCAGAAGTAAGAAAAGAATTGGGGTTTTTCGAAGCAGTGAATCAGAGAAGGTCTGTACGGATCTTTGATCAGGAAAACCCTTTTGACCACAAGGTAGTAGCCAAATGTCTGGAAGCAGCTATTCTCTCCCCAAACAGCTCCAACTTACAGTTATATCAGTTTATCCGTGTTCGGGAAAGCTCCCCACTAAAGGACAAACTCGCGCAGCTATGCATGAGGCAAAAAGCCGCCACTACTGCAAGGGAACTGGTCCTGGTCATCACCAGAAGGGATCTCTGGAAGTCCAGAGCAGAAGCCAACTACGAATACATTAAATCGGCAGTTCAAAACCAATCTGAGAAAAAGCAGAAGCAGGCCTTGAGCTACTATGGTAACCTGATCCCTAAGCTATACAAAAAATTTCCTGGATGGACTTTGATCAAAAAACTGATTTCTTGGTCAGTAGGTCTGAAACGCCCCATGGTACGTGAGGTCAGCGAAACTGAGGTGCGCATCTCAGTGCATAAATCAGCCGCACTGGCATCCATGACCTTCATGCTGGGAATGAAAGCCTCCGGATATGACACCTGCCCTATGGAGGGCTACGATTCCAAGCGTGTATCCAAACTGCTCCATCTTCCCAAAGGCGCAGAGATCTGTATGATCATAGGCTGTGGCAAAGGACTGCCGGAGGGGATTTATGGGGAAAGGTTCAGAGTGAATAAAAGTGACTTAATCCAGGAAGTTTGA
- a CDS encoding DUF5687 family protein — protein MIFELIRLQFLKSVRSTSFAKSVLVAVFLGFLALLLLSYVLMAGLFLGRIVSELAEGQDPIEVVNSSLIFFFLVEFMYRYFLQTLPVIELESLLHLPIGKRKIIHMLLVRSFISPLNIIAVLLFTPFGFLEVGAQFGTANALFWIGNIVLISWALHWFMLWFKQRYEDSLIGVLIVFAVLLLGGGSTYLGWFNLGELVQPYFAWAQASVIPLLITAGACILGYYLAYTYYLKNAYLEDLSKEEEAKFVNKNFGFFSRFGLAGEMADLEWKLIIRHKKSRTYLMLSAFFLLYGMIFYNNPQYHSEDGGFSFIFIFVGVFITGIFMIQYGQLFLSWNSGNFDFFINRKDGIAALIKGKYLLLLSVSCLCFLLSIPYVFFGWKFLLIHLATWLFNAGILIHLIIYMALWKPKPMDLNKGAMFNYEGVGAAQFLMIIPMMVAPYVVYLPFSLLINDYAGLAALATLGLLGLLGFNKLSQININRVMKNRYEISSSFRQEL, from the coding sequence ATGATTTTTGAATTGATCCGTTTGCAATTTCTGAAGAGTGTGCGTTCCACCTCTTTTGCAAAAAGTGTTTTGGTTGCTGTTTTTCTGGGTTTTTTGGCCTTGTTGCTATTAAGTTATGTGCTGATGGCGGGGCTGTTTTTAGGTAGGATTGTCAGTGAACTAGCAGAAGGTCAGGATCCTATAGAGGTGGTGAACAGTAGTTTGATATTCTTTTTCCTGGTCGAATTTATGTACAGGTATTTCCTGCAAACCTTGCCGGTGATTGAATTGGAAAGCCTGCTTCATCTGCCAATAGGGAAGCGGAAGATCATTCATATGCTATTGGTCCGCTCGTTTATCTCACCTCTGAACATTATTGCTGTACTGCTTTTTACGCCATTTGGGTTTCTGGAAGTGGGAGCACAATTTGGGACAGCCAATGCCCTGTTTTGGATTGGAAATATCGTGTTGATCAGCTGGGCTTTACACTGGTTTATGCTCTGGTTTAAGCAGCGCTATGAGGACAGTCTGATCGGCGTGTTGATAGTATTTGCAGTTTTGCTGCTTGGTGGAGGCTCTACTTATTTGGGTTGGTTTAATTTGGGCGAGCTGGTACAGCCTTATTTTGCCTGGGCTCAGGCTAGTGTTATTCCGCTGCTGATAACTGCGGGGGCCTGTATTTTGGGCTATTATCTTGCTTATACCTATTACCTGAAAAATGCCTATCTGGAAGATCTCTCCAAGGAAGAAGAGGCGAAGTTTGTCAACAAAAACTTTGGGTTCTTTTCCAGATTTGGGCTTGCCGGAGAGATGGCAGATTTGGAGTGGAAACTGATCATCCGACATAAAAAAAGTAGGACTTACCTGATGCTAAGTGCATTTTTCTTGCTGTACGGAATGATATTCTATAACAATCCCCAGTACCACTCGGAAGATGGAGGTTTTAGTTTTATTTTCATCTTTGTGGGGGTTTTTATTACAGGGATTTTCATGATCCAGTATGGACAGCTTTTTCTGAGTTGGAACTCGGGAAACTTTGATTTTTTCATCAATAGAAAGGATGGAATAGCCGCTCTAATTAAGGGGAAATACCTATTGCTGCTTTCTGTCTCCTGCCTTTGCTTCTTGCTGTCTATTCCCTATGTTTTCTTTGGGTGGAAGTTTCTTTTGATCCATTTGGCTACTTGGCTGTTTAATGCAGGTATTCTGATCCATTTGATCATTTATATGGCACTGTGGAAACCCAAACCCATGGACCTGAATAAGGGGGCTATGTTTAATTACGAGGGAGTAGGAGCTGCCCAGTTTCTGATGATTATCCCTATGATGGTGGCCCCTTATGTGGTTTACCTACCCTTCTCCTTGCTTATTAATGACTATGCAGGATTAGCGGCCTTGGCTACCTTGGGGCTGCTCGGACTGCTGGGTTTCAATAAACTTTCGCAAATCAATATCAACCGTGTCATGAAAAACAGATACGAAATTTCATCTTCATTCCGTCAAGAACTATGA
- a CDS encoding glycerophosphodiester phosphodiesterase family protein has translation MSYEYIQGLFLEDNEGEVTEFKVPTLEEALIWSKGKALLTVDIKRSVPFEMVVDAVRETETEAYAALISYTFPAAKKLHHLAPELMLSVTIRNEDEIRRFEETGIPWSRVIAFTGVAERKAEFNDALHKKGVFTILGVLGNLDKSAEARGDHLYAGYVKKGADILATDRPIEAAAAIRTLAPPESSKSRYVKYDN, from the coding sequence GTGAGCTATGAGTACATTCAGGGGCTTTTTCTGGAAGACAATGAGGGAGAAGTGACTGAATTCAAAGTCCCGACTTTGGAAGAAGCGCTAATCTGGTCGAAGGGCAAAGCCCTCCTGACCGTTGATATCAAGCGATCAGTGCCTTTCGAGATGGTGGTGGATGCCGTGCGGGAGACCGAGACCGAAGCTTACGCAGCATTGATTTCTTACACATTCCCGGCTGCTAAAAAACTGCATCATTTGGCTCCTGAACTGATGCTTTCGGTTACCATCAGAAATGAGGATGAAATCCGGAGATTTGAAGAGACCGGAATTCCCTGGTCTAGGGTCATTGCTTTTACCGGAGTAGCTGAAAGAAAAGCTGAGTTTAACGACGCCCTGCATAAAAAGGGCGTTTTTACCATACTAGGAGTGCTTGGCAACCTGGACAAAAGTGCCGAAGCCAGGGGAGATCACCTCTATGCAGGCTATGTAAAGAAAGGGGCGGACATCCTGGCTACAGACCGCCCTATAGAAGCTGCGGCTGCCATTCGGACTTTGGCCCCGCCTGAAAGCTCCAAATCACGATATGTAAAATATGATAATTGA
- a CDS encoding DUF2721 domain-containing protein has product MELQLSTPALLFSAITLLMLAFTNRFLAIASLIRGLHKSYMEAQDKVSIVKQIHNLRIRLRLIKNMQLFGVFSFLLCVICMYLLFHGFTAAANWVFVGSMGSLLIALALSMIEIQISTRALNLELGDMEEIFKKGSSGLDFIFKKEAKNEE; this is encoded by the coding sequence ATGGAACTCCAACTTTCAACCCCAGCCTTACTTTTTTCGGCCATCACACTGCTGATGCTAGCTTTTACCAACCGTTTTTTGGCGATTGCCAGCCTCATCCGTGGTCTGCATAAATCCTACATGGAGGCGCAGGACAAAGTCTCCATTGTCAAGCAAATCCATAACCTACGGATCAGATTGCGCTTGATCAAAAACATGCAACTCTTTGGAGTTTTTAGCTTTTTACTTTGTGTGATTTGTATGTACTTGCTTTTCCACGGCTTCACCGCTGCTGCCAACTGGGTTTTTGTGGGGAGTATGGGCTCACTGCTGATCGCTTTGGCGCTGTCCATGATAGAAATTCAAATTTCCACCCGGGCTTTAAACCTGGAACTGGGAGACATGGAAGAGATTTTCAAGAAGGGAAGCTCTGGGCTAGATTTTATATTCAAAAAAGAAGCGAAAAATGAAGAGTAA
- a CDS encoding threonine aldolase family protein, translating into MIIDLRSDTLTRPTPGMKEAMFSASIGDDVFGEDPTVNALEEKAAGLFGKEAALFCPSGTMTNQIAIRLHTRIQTEVICHKNSHVYLYEGGGIMSNSLASVKLLEGDLGKIIADQVQAAINPDDVHAPETTLVSLENTMNKGGGSIYKLEEIKPIRKVCDAHGLKLHLDGARLFNALVETGERPADWGAQFDSISICLSKGLGCPVGSLLLGSKADIKRARKVRKVWGGGMRQAGFLAAAGIYALDHHVDRLKEDHLRARALGEMLSQQNYVSEVYPVATNIVIARLEGMAPEDWLKELSAKDIKAVKFGSDLVRFVTHLDFGDDQLEEFGRRISVL; encoded by the coding sequence ATGATAATTGATCTAAGAAGCGATACCCTGACCCGGCCTACCCCGGGCATGAAGGAAGCCATGTTTTCAGCTTCCATTGGCGATGACGTCTTTGGTGAAGATCCCACAGTAAATGCTCTGGAAGAAAAGGCAGCAGGTCTTTTTGGCAAGGAAGCAGCACTGTTTTGCCCTTCGGGCACCATGACCAATCAGATCGCTATACGCCTCCATACCCGGATACAGACCGAGGTGATTTGCCACAAAAACTCCCATGTGTACCTCTATGAAGGTGGAGGAATTATGTCAAATTCCCTGGCTTCTGTGAAGTTGCTCGAAGGTGATTTAGGGAAAATTATTGCCGATCAGGTTCAGGCGGCTATCAACCCGGATGATGTACATGCGCCCGAGACCACGCTGGTTTCACTGGAAAACACCATGAACAAGGGAGGCGGAAGCATCTACAAGCTGGAGGAGATCAAGCCCATCCGTAAAGTCTGTGATGCCCATGGGCTTAAGCTGCACCTAGATGGTGCGCGACTCTTCAATGCACTGGTGGAAACAGGAGAACGGCCGGCGGACTGGGGAGCCCAGTTTGACAGCATTTCCATTTGCCTGAGCAAGGGATTAGGATGTCCGGTTGGTTCTTTGCTTTTGGGCAGCAAAGCCGATATCAAGCGAGCGAGAAAGGTGAGAAAAGTCTGGGGTGGAGGAATGCGGCAGGCGGGATTTTTGGCGGCAGCTGGGATTTATGCCCTGGACCATCATGTGGATCGCTTAAAGGAAGACCATCTGCGAGCCAGAGCCTTAGGAGAAATGCTTTCGCAGCAAAACTATGTGTCGGAGGTGTACCCGGTGGCTACCAATATTGTAATCGCCAGGCTTGAAGGCATGGCTCCGGAAGACTGGTTAAAGGAGCTTTCAGCAAAGGACATCAAAGCGGTGAAATTCGGTTCAGATTTGGTGCGATTTGTGACGCATCTTGATTTTGGTGATGATCAACTGGAGGAGTTTGGCAGGCGAATTTCAGTACTATAG
- a CDS encoding ABC transporter ATP-binding protein, translating into MIQVKDLKKQYKEAVVLDVPALDIPRSECFGLVGNNGAGKTTLFRIMLDLVRATAGSVTIEGEDVSEHEDWKRRTGAYLDEHMLLAYLTPDEYFKTLMKIYAMSEADLENHLAKFTDLFNDEILGKKKYIRDLSKGNLKKVGIAAALMGNPEVVFLDEPFENLDPSSQIRLKKLILQEKENSKVTFLISSHDLNHVTEICDRIVLLEKGKVINDLRDKSAMLAELDAYFTG; encoded by the coding sequence ATGATTCAAGTAAAAGATCTCAAAAAGCAATACAAAGAAGCGGTGGTTTTGGATGTGCCGGCACTGGATATTCCCAGATCAGAATGTTTTGGTCTAGTGGGAAATAACGGAGCAGGGAAAACCACCTTGTTCCGGATCATGCTGGATCTAGTCCGGGCCACAGCCGGTTCAGTGACTATTGAAGGGGAGGATGTGAGTGAGCATGAGGATTGGAAAAGGAGAACCGGTGCCTACCTGGATGAGCATATGCTTTTGGCCTATTTGACTCCAGACGAGTATTTCAAGACCTTGATGAAGATCTACGCCATGTCTGAGGCGGATCTTGAAAATCACCTGGCTAAGTTTACCGATCTGTTCAATGATGAAATACTGGGTAAGAAAAAATACATCAGAGACCTATCCAAAGGGAATTTAAAGAAAGTGGGAATAGCCGCGGCCTTGATGGGAAATCCTGAGGTGGTGTTTTTGGATGAACCTTTCGAAAATCTGGATCCCAGCTCACAGATACGCTTGAAAAAGCTGATCCTACAAGAAAAGGAAAACTCTAAAGTGACCTTTTTGATCTCCAGCCATGACCTGAACCATGTGACCGAAATCTGTGACCGCATCGTGCTTTTGGAGAAAGGTAAAGTCATCAATGACCTCCGAGATAAATCTGCTATGCTGGCCGAACTGGACGCTTACTTCACGGGCTGA
- a CDS encoding RNA polymerase sigma factor yields the protein MEEEQLIAGLRAKDKKTTEYLYDKYSRALFAVISRIVFDRDIAEEVFHDAFVKITRKIESYDESKGRLYTWMANICRNAAIDKLRSKEISQASKTNTIDDFVYGMESQSGTQETVDGIGVKELMLQLNDDQKFIVEYIYFKGYTHSEVSEEFDIPLGTVKSRVRAAIQVLKKNLARI from the coding sequence TTGGAAGAAGAACAACTCATCGCCGGACTAAGGGCAAAAGACAAAAAGACCACTGAGTATTTGTATGACAAATACTCCAGAGCCTTGTTTGCGGTGATTTCCAGAATTGTCTTTGACAGGGATATCGCAGAGGAGGTCTTTCATGATGCCTTTGTCAAAATCACACGTAAAATCGAGAGTTACGACGAGTCAAAAGGTAGGTTATATACCTGGATGGCAAATATCTGCCGTAACGCTGCTATCGATAAATTACGCTCCAAGGAAATTTCACAGGCCAGTAAGACCAACACCATAGATGACTTCGTATATGGGATGGAAAGCCAGTCTGGTACCCAAGAGACTGTGGACGGAATCGGAGTAAAGGAGCTGATGCTACAGCTCAATGATGATCAAAAGTTTATAGTAGAGTATATTTACTTCAAAGGATATACGCATTCGGAGGTTTCGGAGGAATTTGATATCCCTCTAGGCACCGTCAAGTCCAGGGTGAGAGCGGCAATACAAGTGTTGAAAAAGAATTTAGCAAGAATCTAG
- the fabG gene encoding 3-oxoacyl-[acyl-carrier-protein] reductase — protein MGLLSGKTALITGASKGIGRAIAIKYAQEGANVAFTFLSSVEKGQALVSELEAFGVKAKGYRSDASDFSAAEELVKNVVADFGALDILINNAGITRDNLLMRMTEESWDEIMNVNLKSCFNTVKAANRTMMKAKAGSIINMTSVVGAKGNAGQANYAASKAGIIGFTKSVALELGSRNIRCNAIAPGFIETEMTEVLDEKTVQGWRDAIPMKRGGKPEEVADACVFLGSDMSSYISGQVLHVNGAMYT, from the coding sequence ATGGGATTACTTTCCGGAAAAACTGCTTTGATCACCGGCGCCTCCAAAGGCATCGGCAGAGCCATCGCAATTAAATATGCTCAGGAAGGCGCCAATGTAGCCTTCACTTTTTTGTCCAGTGTAGAAAAAGGCCAAGCTCTAGTGTCTGAACTGGAGGCTTTTGGAGTGAAAGCCAAGGGCTATAGATCGGATGCTTCAGACTTCAGCGCTGCTGAGGAGCTGGTGAAAAACGTAGTGGCTGATTTCGGGGCTTTGGACATTTTGATCAATAATGCCGGTATCACCCGAGATAATTTATTGATGAGAATGACCGAGGAATCTTGGGACGAAATCATGAACGTTAACCTGAAATCCTGCTTCAATACCGTAAAAGCTGCAAATCGAACCATGATGAAAGCTAAGGCTGGCTCCATCATTAATATGACTTCCGTAGTCGGAGCCAAAGGAAATGCAGGACAGGCAAACTACGCGGCTTCTAAAGCTGGGATCATTGGATTCACGAAGTCTGTAGCCTTGGAATTAGGCTCTAGAAACATCAGGTGCAATGCCATAGCCCCTGGATTTATAGAAACTGAGATGACCGAGGTGCTGGATGAAAAAACGGTCCAAGGCTGGAGAGATGCCATTCCGATGAAGCGTGGGGGCAAGCCTGAGGAAGTGGCTGATGCCTGCGTATTCCTTGGATCAGATATGAGCAGCTATATATCGGGACAGGTGCTGCATGTGAATGGAGCGATGTATACTTAA
- a CDS encoding glycerophosphodiester phosphodiesterase family protein, whose amino-acid sequence MKSKYLWIVALGLVFGACEQKPAEKSELQVAQSYTKPAGNIILLNDIEETREFYSWTSDRIPLVSAHRGGPYPGFPENAIETFDNVLKYTPAIIELDVAMTRDSVLVLMHDDELDRTLPELERWRR is encoded by the coding sequence ATGAAGAGTAAATATTTGTGGATAGTAGCACTGGGACTTGTTTTCGGTGCATGTGAACAAAAGCCTGCAGAAAAATCAGAATTACAAGTTGCCCAGAGTTACACCAAGCCAGCAGGCAATATTATTTTGCTCAATGATATCGAGGAAACCAGAGAATTTTACTCCTGGACATCTGATCGTATTCCACTGGTATCAGCACATAGAGGAGGGCCTTATCCCGGTTTTCCTGAGAATGCCATTGAGACTTTTGACAATGTCCTAAAATATACGCCAGCTATCATAGAGCTGGATGTGGCCATGACCAGAGATTCCGTTTTGGTACTGATGCATGATGATGAGCTGGATCGTACACTACCGGAACTGGAAAGGTGGCGGAGGTGA
- a CDS encoding anti-sigma factor, whose amino-acid sequence MDIQSYIASGKLELFLLGELTERERAEVVALAKTYPEIQSELDALEETMFAFDNMSGPAPSDEVKNKIFSTLESDFILKEAPKPTAVPADEKVIPISSPWKPFAIAASIAAIVASGAAFYYADKYQERDQQFEALLQDQNAMADNLNQVKQQFEEKDSQLDKLIAGDFKRVEMRGEGFEMQKDAKVDVFWDQNAQEVFVAVNTLNDLSEEFDYQLWAIGDDGPIGIGLVNSGEKLTLQQMQAVAQAGAFAITIEPKGGSEAPTLEKLVVLGEVA is encoded by the coding sequence GTGGATATTCAATCTTACATAGCGTCTGGTAAACTGGAGCTTTTCCTTCTGGGAGAGCTTACAGAGCGTGAGCGTGCGGAAGTAGTCGCTCTGGCGAAGACTTACCCGGAGATCCAAAGCGAACTGGATGCTCTGGAGGAGACTATGTTTGCCTTTGATAATATGTCTGGACCGGCACCTTCAGATGAGGTGAAGAATAAGATTTTCTCCACGCTGGAAAGCGACTTTATCTTAAAAGAAGCTCCTAAACCTACAGCGGTTCCAGCGGACGAAAAAGTAATTCCCATCAGCAGTCCTTGGAAGCCCTTTGCCATTGCAGCTTCTATAGCCGCTATAGTGGCTTCTGGTGCGGCCTTCTATTATGCCGATAAGTATCAGGAGAGGGATCAGCAGTTTGAAGCACTACTACAGGATCAAAATGCCATGGCTGATAACCTCAACCAGGTGAAGCAGCAATTTGAAGAGAAAGATTCACAATTGGATAAACTGATCGCAGGGGATTTCAAGCGGGTGGAAATGAGAGGAGAAGGATTTGAGATGCAGAAGGATGCCAAAGTGGACGTCTTTTGGGATCAGAATGCGCAGGAGGTTTTTGTGGCAGTTAATACCCTGAATGACCTGAGCGAAGAGTTTGATTACCAACTTTGGGCTATAGGTGATGATGGGCCTATAGGGATAGGCTTAGTGAACTCGGGGGAAAAACTGACCTTGCAGCAAATGCAGGCTGTCGCCCAGGCAGGAGCCTTTGCCATCACCATAGAGCCAAAAGGCGGGTCTGAAGCGCCAACTCTTGAGAAGTTGGTTGTGCTGGGAGAAGTGGCCTAG
- the lpdA gene encoding dihydrolipoyl dehydrogenase → MSSTKFDVIVVGSGPGGYVAAIRASQLGLKTAVVEAAELGGICLNWGCIPTKALLKSAQVFEYINHAADYGINVKDASADFSGVVKRSRGVADGMSKGVTFLMKKNKIEVIKGWGKVQPGKKVEVTDSEDKKTVYAADNIIIATGARSRELPSMKIDKKKIIGYREAMTLDKLPKKMVVVGSGAIGIEFAYFYSTMGTEVTIVEYMDRIVPVEDAEVSKTLEKIYKKAGMTVMTSSEVTAVDTKGSGCKVTVKTAKGEETLECDIVLSAAGVVSNLENVGLEDVGILVDKGKIKVDEYYKTNMPGYYAIGDVIPGPALAHVASAEGIICVEKIAGQNPEPLDYGNIPGCTYCSPEIASVGMTEAKAKEAGYELRVGKFPFSASGKASAAGAKDGFVKLVFDKKYGELLGAHMIGFNVTEMIAEIVAIRKLETTGHELIKTVHPHPTMSEAIMEAAAAAYDEVIHL, encoded by the coding sequence ATGTCTTCGACCAAATTTGACGTGATCGTGGTGGGCAGTGGACCAGGTGGCTATGTAGCTGCTATTCGTGCTTCTCAGCTCGGTTTGAAAACTGCCGTAGTAGAAGCTGCGGAGCTGGGTGGTATTTGTCTCAACTGGGGTTGTATTCCCACCAAGGCTTTGCTGAAGAGTGCCCAGGTTTTTGAATACATCAATCATGCTGCGGATTACGGGATCAACGTAAAAGATGCCAGTGCGGATTTTTCCGGTGTGGTCAAAAGAAGCCGAGGAGTAGCCGATGGAATGAGCAAAGGGGTGACCTTTCTCATGAAGAAAAATAAGATCGAAGTGATCAAAGGCTGGGGTAAAGTGCAGCCCGGCAAAAAAGTGGAAGTTACAGATAGCGAAGACAAGAAGACGGTGTATGCTGCGGACAACATCATCATCGCCACAGGAGCCAGATCACGTGAGCTTCCATCCATGAAGATCGACAAGAAAAAAATCATAGGATACCGTGAAGCCATGACCCTGGACAAGCTACCAAAGAAAATGGTAGTCGTAGGTTCCGGTGCCATAGGTATTGAGTTTGCGTACTTCTATTCTACCATGGGTACAGAAGTGACTATAGTAGAATACATGGATAGAATCGTACCGGTGGAAGATGCTGAAGTATCCAAAACCCTGGAGAAAATCTACAAGAAAGCCGGGATGACTGTGATGACCTCTTCGGAAGTCACTGCTGTAGATACCAAAGGATCTGGCTGCAAAGTGACCGTGAAAACAGCAAAAGGCGAGGAGACGCTGGAATGCGATATCGTACTTTCTGCGGCCGGTGTGGTTTCAAACCTGGAAAACGTAGGTTTGGAAGACGTTGGGATCCTCGTGGACAAAGGCAAAATCAAAGTTGATGAGTACTACAAAACCAATATGCCGGGCTATTATGCCATAGGTGACGTGATTCCTGGTCCTGCATTGGCTCACGTAGCTTCTGCCGAAGGAATAATCTGTGTGGAAAAAATCGCAGGTCAGAATCCTGAGCCCTTAGACTACGGGAATATTCCAGGCTGTACCTATTGCTCCCCTGAGATAGCCTCTGTGGGTATGACAGAAGCTAAAGCAAAAGAAGCTGGATATGAATTGAGAGTAGGTAAATTCCCATTCTCTGCATCAGGAAAGGCCTCTGCTGCCGGGGCAAAAGACGGTTTTGTAAAGCTGGTTTTCGACAAGAAATACGGCGAACTGCTAGGCGCACATATGATTGGGTTCAATGTGACAGAAATGATCGCTGAGATCGTGGCCATTCGTAAACTGGAAACCACTGGTCATGAATTGATCAAAACCGTGCATCCTCACCCTACTATGTCGGAGGCAATTATGGAGGCTGCGGCCGCTGCCTATGACGAGGTGATTCACCTTTGA